In one Thermanaerovibrio velox DSM 12556 genomic region, the following are encoded:
- a CDS encoding MATE family efflux transporter: MSEDRLGKDPISSLIVKFSGPAIGALIAHALYNITDRVFVGRAVGSEGLAALSLAFPLMLAFIALGLVTGVGTSSRMAICLGASDRDGALRALGNGVLLALIGGGVFVAASVAGMDFFASTQGGEGRVLSLSRDYMRIVLPGSIFSVVGMTMTPVLRALNRPNAAMGVQLAGALLNVGLDWWWVMGLGAGVKGAAWATLVSQAFMALCGAVMVFRTSRVAPRHFLPDPALIRRIVSVGLPSGLTEMGFTIVIALMNRQVKFYGGDAGLSALGIFFGLDALFFLPAIGVGEGAQPIIGYNYGAGNLERVRKTTWTAVAYAVGYFCISLIVVQVFAQELAGLFVKDDPELLKMAAWGLRVSYAGAPMAGMSITAGYYFQGIGNWRAGLLSALCRVVLFVLVPLMVLPPIFGITGVWMALPVADLGGCLLGFYLVSKSLRSISSRGLSGR; encoded by the coding sequence TTGAGCGAAGATCGTCTGGGCAAGGACCCAATATCGTCTTTGATCGTAAAGTTCTCGGGCCCCGCCATAGGGGCTCTTATAGCCCACGCGCTTTACAACATAACCGACCGGGTGTTCGTGGGCCGGGCGGTGGGGTCCGAGGGGCTTGCGGCCCTCTCCCTGGCGTTCCCCTTGATGCTGGCCTTCATCGCCCTTGGGCTTGTGACCGGGGTGGGAACCTCTTCCCGGATGGCCATATGCCTTGGGGCCTCCGACCGGGATGGGGCATTGAGAGCCCTGGGCAACGGGGTTCTCCTGGCGCTCATAGGCGGAGGGGTTTTCGTAGCCGCCTCCGTTGCGGGGATGGACTTCTTCGCTTCCACCCAGGGCGGTGAGGGAAGGGTCCTGTCCTTGTCCCGGGACTACATGAGGATAGTGCTGCCGGGGTCCATCTTCTCCGTGGTTGGGATGACCATGACGCCGGTTTTGAGGGCCCTTAACAGGCCCAACGCCGCCATGGGGGTGCAGCTGGCGGGGGCGCTGCTCAACGTGGGGCTCGACTGGTGGTGGGTCATGGGGCTTGGGGCGGGGGTCAAGGGGGCCGCCTGGGCTACCCTGGTATCCCAGGCCTTCATGGCCCTGTGCGGTGCGGTTATGGTCTTTAGGACCTCCAGGGTTGCCCCGAGGCACTTTTTGCCGGACCCCGCTTTGATAAGGCGCATAGTATCCGTGGGGCTTCCATCGGGGCTCACGGAGATGGGGTTCACCATAGTAATAGCCCTCATGAACCGGCAGGTTAAGTTCTACGGGGGCGACGCGGGTTTGTCCGCCCTTGGGATATTCTTTGGCCTGGACGCGCTCTTCTTCCTCCCCGCTATAGGGGTGGGGGAGGGGGCCCAGCCGATAATAGGCTACAACTACGGGGCGGGAAACCTTGAGAGGGTTAGGAAAACCACCTGGACCGCGGTGGCCTACGCGGTTGGATACTTTTGCATAAGCCTTATTGTGGTGCAGGTTTTCGCCCAGGAGCTGGCGGGGCTCTTCGTAAAGGACGACCCGGAGCTCCTCAAGATGGCCGCCTGGGGACTCAGGGTTTCCTACGCCGGGGCCCCAATGGCGGGGATGTCCATAACCGCGGGATACTACTTCCAGGGCATCGGCAACTGGAGGGCGGGGCTTCTGTCCGCCCTGTGCCGGGTGGTGCTGTTCGTTCTGGTCCCCCTTATGGTGCTGCCTCCCATATTCGGTATAACCGGCGTATGGATGGCGCTGCCCGTGGCAGACCTTGGGGGGTGCCTGTTGGGCTTCTACCTGGTGAGCAAAAGCCTTAGGTCCATATCATCCAGGGGACTTTCGGGACGGTAG